Proteins from a genomic interval of Verrucomicrobium sp.:
- a CDS encoding ACT domain-containing protein: MTHIGTQLAIFLANRPGALCDVCDLLAKAGINIHALTTSDTVDHVVIRLIVDKPQAALRALEAHGTLVVENEVILFEGQNRPGSLSQIANTLAKGGVNIEYVYCATPPSSKNGLLVLRPSNVAKALKLLNESPAKKSAPAKKK; this comes from the coding sequence ATGACCCACATCGGCACCCAGCTGGCGATCTTCCTGGCCAACCGCCCCGGCGCGCTCTGCGACGTCTGCGACCTTTTGGCCAAGGCCGGAATCAACATCCACGCCCTCACCACCTCCGACACCGTCGACCACGTCGTCATCCGCCTGATCGTCGACAAGCCGCAGGCCGCCCTCCGCGCGCTGGAAGCCCACGGCACCCTGGTCGTGGAGAACGAGGTCATCCTCTTCGAAGGGCAGAACCGCCCCGGCAGCCTCTCCCAGATCGCCAACACCCTGGCCAAGGGCGGCGTGAACATCGAATACGTCTACTGCGCCACCCCGCCCTCCTCCAAGAACGGCCTCCTGGTCCTCCGCCCCTCCAACGTGGCCAAAGCCCTCAAGCTCCTCAACGAGTCCCCGGCCAAGAAGAGCGCGCCCGCCAAGAAAAAGTAG
- the fliS gene encoding flagellar export chaperone FliS, translating into MNPGRAYVSNTVNSATPGQLIVMLYDGLMRFAGDARDELVAGRTGAEPISRAIRILTELSRCLRPDASPELCRNLANLYQFYTVELSKAMHEQKPERIDKIIPLIQELRDAWQVAEDKNSGNETGDAPPPSAPPAA; encoded by the coding sequence ATGAACCCCGGCCGCGCCTACGTTTCCAACACCGTCAATTCCGCCACGCCGGGCCAGCTGATCGTCATGCTTTACGACGGCCTCATGCGCTTTGCGGGGGACGCCCGGGACGAGCTGGTGGCGGGCCGGACCGGCGCGGAACCGATCAGCCGCGCCATCCGCATCCTGACCGAGCTGAGCCGCTGCCTGCGGCCGGATGCCTCCCCGGAGCTCTGCCGGAACCTGGCCAACCTCTACCAGTTCTACACCGTCGAGCTGTCCAAGGCGATGCACGAGCAGAAGCCGGAGCGGATCGACAAGATTATTCCCCTCATCCAGGAGTTGCGGGACGCCTGGCAGGTCGCCGAGGACAAGAACAGCGGCAACGAGACGGGCGACGCCCCGCCTCCTTCCGCGCCGCCCGCCGCATAG
- the argS gene encoding arginine--tRNA ligase translates to MKSPQQHLEERVLAAAGALLPPEAFAAATVKPCADPRHGDFQANVAMIAGKALGRPPRDVAAELAAALGEDAVAAAPQIAGPGFLNFTLKESYLDRAVAQARAEGRLGLDPVPAAAARRVVIDYGGPNIAKEMHVGHLRTHVLGAALARIHRFLGHHVVTDNHLGDWGTQFGKILSGYKEALAKDPAGTAAAMAEHPIGFLEELYQAFTEQAKTDPALDEAARRELAALQRGDAENLALWRQFVAATRAELDKIYARLDISFDETLGESAYNERLEPMVAELLSKGIARESEGATVVFFDGDAQLEDKPFLIRKSDGAFLYSTTDLATAQFRAERGVDAMIYVTDGRQQLHFQQVFATVRRWGILPECALEHAWFGAILGEDKKPLKTREGRPIKLRELLDEAESRALALITEKRPELPEARRREIARVVGLGALKYADLGQNRNLDYVFNWSKLLSFDGHTAPYLQNAYVRIRSIFRKGEVRPPAPETPVTLAEPAERALAKKLLALGETLRLAAAENRPHFLCIYLYELATAFHAFYEACPVLKAEEPARTSRLALCDLTAQALALGLELLGIGVLEEM, encoded by the coding sequence GTGAAATCGCCGCAACAGCATTTGGAAGAGCGCGTCCTGGCCGCCGCCGGGGCCCTCCTCCCCCCCGAAGCCTTCGCCGCCGCCACGGTCAAGCCGTGCGCCGATCCCCGCCACGGCGATTTTCAGGCCAACGTGGCGATGATCGCCGGAAAGGCCCTGGGCCGCCCGCCGCGGGACGTCGCCGCGGAGCTGGCCGCCGCCCTGGGAGAAGACGCGGTGGCCGCCGCGCCGCAGATCGCCGGGCCCGGCTTCCTCAACTTTACCCTGAAGGAAAGCTACCTGGACCGGGCGGTGGCCCAGGCCCGCGCCGAAGGGCGGCTCGGCCTCGACCCCGTCCCGGCCGCCGCCGCGCGCCGCGTCGTCATCGACTACGGCGGCCCGAACATCGCCAAGGAGATGCACGTCGGCCACCTCCGCACCCACGTCCTGGGCGCGGCCCTGGCCCGCATCCACCGCTTCCTGGGCCACCACGTCGTCACGGACAACCACCTGGGCGACTGGGGCACCCAGTTCGGCAAGATCCTTTCCGGCTACAAAGAGGCCCTGGCCAAGGACCCCGCCGGGACCGCCGCCGCCATGGCGGAGCACCCCATCGGCTTTTTGGAGGAGCTCTACCAGGCCTTCACGGAGCAGGCGAAGACCGATCCCGCCCTGGACGAGGCGGCCCGCCGCGAGCTGGCCGCCCTCCAGCGGGGCGACGCGGAGAACCTGGCCCTCTGGCGCCAGTTCGTCGCCGCCACGCGCGCGGAGCTGGACAAGATTTACGCCCGCCTGGACATCTCCTTCGACGAGACGCTGGGGGAAAGCGCCTACAACGAGCGGCTGGAGCCGATGGTCGCCGAGCTTTTGTCCAAGGGCATCGCCCGCGAGAGCGAGGGGGCGACGGTCGTCTTCTTCGACGGCGACGCGCAGCTGGAGGACAAGCCCTTCCTCATCCGCAAGTCGGACGGGGCCTTCCTCTACAGCACCACCGACCTGGCCACCGCCCAGTTCCGCGCGGAGCGGGGCGTCGACGCCATGATCTACGTCACCGACGGGCGCCAGCAGCTCCACTTCCAGCAGGTCTTCGCCACCGTCCGCCGCTGGGGCATCCTGCCGGAGTGCGCCCTGGAGCACGCCTGGTTCGGCGCCATCCTGGGGGAGGACAAGAAGCCGCTGAAGACCCGGGAGGGGCGCCCCATCAAGCTGCGCGAGCTGCTGGACGAGGCGGAGTCCCGCGCCCTGGCCCTCATCACGGAAAAGCGGCCGGAGCTGCCGGAGGCGCGGCGGCGGGAGATCGCCCGCGTCGTCGGCCTGGGCGCGCTCAAATACGCCGATCTGGGCCAGAACCGGAACCTCGACTACGTCTTCAACTGGTCGAAGCTCCTCTCCTTCGACGGCCACACCGCCCCTTACCTGCAGAACGCCTACGTCCGCATCCGCTCCATCTTCCGCAAGGGGGAGGTCCGCCCCCCCGCCCCGGAGACGCCCGTCACCCTGGCGGAACCCGCCGAGCGGGCGCTGGCCAAGAAGCTCCTGGCCCTGGGGGAGACGCTGCGCCTGGCGGCGGCGGAGAACCGCCCGCACTTCCTCTGCATCTACCTTTACGAGCTGGCGACGGCTTTCCACGCCTTCTACGAGGCCTGCCCCGTCCTCAAGGCGGAGGAACCCGCGCGGACCAGCCGCCTGGCCCTCTGCGACCTGACGGCGCAGGCCCTGGCCCTGGGGCTGGAGCTCCTGGGCATCGGCGTGCTGGAAGAAATGTAA
- the fliD gene encoding flagellar filament capping protein FliD → MASTSLTGSIGGVQISDLISSQDAVNRQGATRLQAQETTINNQTLALQAIQSSINDAYTALQALGKSALYKTKLATMANTALGTATADGTAAAGAYDINVLQVATSSVLVGAKASAVVTDTSTAVDTVLGTSVDGTFTLGTAGGTTKKITITAGETIQQLLDDINTGAGAGSGVTASYDTTTGKFTFAASDSLVLSNGTSDFLQQAQLYSNYSVRSSASTTITASQTVGSAYSNFVDGTFSLNGVSINVTGTETFQQLVDQINAQIPDVQASIVGGRLTFESTSTMSVANGTGSFFKQAGLALSSSTSTTSTNALGTLDTSANFTDGGSLVINGTTISYTTSDTLSSLLTSITNSAAGVVAVYNSFTDQVELISNNPGPSEIEVSDVTGPLADYGLTANSNGSPQSVIGQSAMVQVNGGSIVTSDSNTFTGDMLGIAGVTFNATGVGETTLSITPDVATIQSAIDAFVAAYDAAQTTLATYTTLTTSTGSDSLEGVLYNDPTVSTMSQQLRAILGTQFYASGKYQTLEDLGIGGNSSNNLATASNTTLLTDALTNHLTDIMNIFANPASGLYAKMGKLMTSQAAGGASTLGLKITANNQQVKDLDNRIDQINANADLKLTQLQAAYARYESAYQTAQTTTSYLNSLTSSSSSSSSSSSSSGSVLG, encoded by the coding sequence ATGGCGAGCACCTCCTTAACAGGCTCTATCGGCGGAGTTCAGATCTCCGACCTCATCTCGTCCCAGGACGCGGTGAATCGCCAGGGCGCCACCCGTCTCCAGGCCCAGGAGACGACGATCAACAATCAGACCCTGGCGCTGCAGGCCATCCAAAGCAGCATCAACGACGCCTACACCGCGCTCCAGGCCCTCGGCAAGTCGGCCCTCTACAAGACCAAGCTGGCGACGATGGCCAACACCGCCCTGGGCACCGCCACGGCCGACGGCACCGCCGCCGCCGGCGCGTATGACATCAACGTTCTGCAGGTGGCCACCTCCTCCGTCCTCGTGGGGGCGAAGGCCAGCGCCGTCGTCACCGACACCTCCACGGCGGTCGACACGGTCCTGGGCACTTCCGTCGACGGCACTTTCACCCTGGGCACCGCCGGGGGCACGACCAAGAAGATCACCATCACCGCCGGGGAAACGATCCAGCAGCTGCTGGACGATATCAACACCGGCGCGGGCGCGGGCTCCGGCGTGACCGCCAGCTACGACACGACGACCGGCAAGTTCACCTTCGCCGCCTCCGACTCCCTGGTTTTGAGCAACGGCACCAGCGACTTCCTCCAGCAGGCCCAGCTCTACAGCAACTACTCGGTCCGCTCCTCCGCCTCCACCACCATCACGGCCAGCCAGACGGTCGGCTCCGCCTATTCCAACTTCGTCGACGGCACCTTCTCCCTCAACGGCGTCTCCATCAACGTCACCGGCACGGAGACTTTCCAGCAGCTCGTCGACCAGATCAACGCCCAGATCCCCGACGTCCAGGCATCGATCGTCGGCGGGCGGCTCACCTTTGAGTCGACCTCCACCATGAGCGTCGCCAACGGGACGGGCAGCTTCTTCAAGCAGGCCGGCCTGGCGCTCAGCTCCTCCACCTCGACGACGTCCACCAACGCCCTCGGCACGCTCGACACCTCCGCCAATTTCACCGACGGCGGCTCCCTGGTCATCAACGGGACGACGATCTCTTACACCACTTCCGACACTCTCAGCTCCCTGCTGACCAGCATCACCAACAGCGCGGCGGGGGTCGTGGCGGTCTACAACTCCTTCACGGACCAGGTCGAGCTGATCTCCAATAACCCGGGGCCCAGCGAGATCGAGGTGAGCGACGTCACCGGCCCCCTGGCCGATTACGGCCTGACGGCTAACTCCAACGGCAGCCCCCAGTCGGTCATTGGCCAGTCGGCCATGGTGCAGGTCAACGGCGGCTCGATCGTCACTTCCGACAGCAACACCTTCACCGGCGACATGCTCGGCATCGCGGGGGTGACCTTCAACGCCACCGGCGTCGGCGAGACGACCCTGAGCATCACCCCGGACGTCGCCACCATCCAGTCCGCCATCGACGCCTTCGTCGCCGCCTACGACGCGGCCCAGACCACGCTGGCCACCTATACGACGCTGACGACCAGCACCGGCTCCGACAGCCTGGAAGGCGTCCTCTACAACGATCCCACGGTCAGCACCATGTCCCAGCAGCTGCGCGCCATCCTGGGCACCCAGTTCTACGCCAGCGGCAAATACCAGACGCTGGAAGACCTGGGCATCGGGGGAAATTCCTCCAACAACCTGGCCACCGCCAGCAACACCACGCTGCTCACCGACGCGCTTACCAACCACCTGACGGACATCATGAACATCTTCGCCAATCCGGCCAGCGGCCTCTACGCGAAGATGGGCAAGTTGATGACCTCCCAGGCGGCGGGCGGCGCCAGCACGCTGGGGTTGAAGATCACGGCCAACAACCAGCAGGTCAAGGACCTGGACAACCGCATCGACCAGATCAACGCCAACGCGGACCTGAAGCTCACCCAGCTGCAGGCGGCCTACGCGCGCTACGAGTCGGCCTACCAGACCGCGCAGACGACGACCTCCTATCTCAACAGCCTGACCAGCTCCAGCTCCAGCTCGAGCAGCAGCAGCAGTTCTTCCGGCAGCGTCCTGGGCTAG
- a CDS encoding ABC transporter transmembrane domain-containing protein: MSSVLRVFRYLRRYPGLAAATFLCAVLTTLAAFVFPKATGLIVDRVLVAHHPGKLWPYVLAIAAAFFARDAFNSLRIRLNNSYEQNVVRDLRCQLYDALQRLPLPWFEQRATGDLVTRVSEDVISVERVLIDGIEQGAISLLQIGGIGFLLFRQNPALAAWMLLPLPLIGLGAWLYSSTPDRYRAQRRAASAMNSLLLDNLQGIRQIKSYAREDEEGRRFAAAAEEVRTTQLWVMHVWALYNPAMNFLGALGTLIVLAVGGRDVLAGQFTAGQLVEFLLYVGMFYDPVGKLHQLNQTCGSRPGPPPSASSRSSTRRRSPTPRGWNPRRA, encoded by the coding sequence ATGTCCTCCGTCCTGCGGGTCTTCCGCTACCTCCGCCGTTATCCGGGCCTGGCCGCGGCGACCTTCCTCTGCGCCGTCCTCACCACCCTGGCCGCCTTCGTCTTTCCGAAGGCGACGGGCCTCATCGTCGACCGCGTCCTGGTCGCCCACCACCCAGGGAAGCTCTGGCCCTACGTCCTGGCCATCGCCGCCGCCTTCTTCGCCCGCGACGCCTTCAACAGCCTGCGCATCCGGCTGAACAATTCCTACGAGCAGAACGTCGTCCGCGACCTGCGCTGCCAGCTCTACGACGCCCTCCAGCGCCTCCCCCTCCCGTGGTTCGAGCAGCGCGCCACCGGCGACCTGGTCACCCGCGTGAGCGAGGACGTCATCAGCGTGGAGCGGGTCCTCATCGACGGCATCGAGCAGGGGGCCATCTCCCTGCTCCAAATCGGCGGCATCGGCTTCCTTCTCTTCCGCCAGAACCCGGCCCTGGCCGCCTGGATGCTCCTGCCGCTCCCCCTCATCGGCCTGGGCGCGTGGCTCTACTCCTCCACCCCGGACCGCTACCGGGCGCAGCGCCGCGCGGCCAGCGCGATGAACTCCCTCCTCCTGGACAACCTCCAGGGCATCCGCCAGATCAAGTCCTACGCCCGCGAGGACGAGGAGGGCCGCCGCTTCGCCGCCGCCGCGGAGGAAGTCCGCACCACGCAGCTCTGGGTCATGCACGTCTGGGCGCTCTACAACCCGGCGATGAATTTCCTGGGCGCGCTGGGCACCCTCATCGTCCTGGCCGTCGGCGGGCGGGACGTCCTGGCCGGGCAGTTCACCGCCGGCCAGCTCGTCGAGTTCCTCCTCTACGTCGGCATGTTCTACGACCCGGTGGGGAAGCTCCATCAGCTCAACCAGACATGTGGCAGTCGGCCCGGCCCGCCGCCGAGCGCGTCTTCCAGATCATCGACACGCCGGAGGAGCCCTACGCCGCGCGGCTGGAACCCGCGCCGCGCCTGA
- the rpsT gene encoding 30S ribosomal protein S20, whose amino-acid sequence MANIRSAAKQARKATRRRSLNRQAHDLIRQAAKKIKNLVKEGKQDEAKGLLSDYQSQVDRAAKVGRLKGNTASRRKSRLARLFSPKKEAAAPAPAAPKKAAAKKPAAKKKLAPKKK is encoded by the coding sequence ATGGCTAATATCCGTTCGGCGGCAAAACAAGCTCGAAAAGCGACCCGTCGCCGCTCCCTTAACCGGCAGGCCCATGACCTCATTCGTCAGGCCGCCAAGAAGATCAAGAACCTCGTCAAAGAGGGCAAGCAAGACGAGGCCAAGGGCCTCCTCTCCGATTACCAGTCCCAGGTCGACCGCGCCGCCAAGGTGGGCCGCCTGAAGGGCAACACCGCTTCCCGCCGCAAGAGCCGTCTGGCCCGCCTCTTCTCCCCGAAGAAGGAAGCCGCCGCTCCCGCTCCCGCCGCGCCGAAAAAGGCCGCCGCGAAGAAGCCCGCTGCCAAGAAGAAGCTGGCTCCCAAAAAGAAGTAA
- a CDS encoding iron-sulfur cluster assembly accessory protein, whose protein sequence is MGISTPTTSGNENLCRLTDAAARKLESLLAQSAKPRGALRIAVVGGGCSGLQYQMDLVEEPRAKDIVIEARNVRLFIDPKSALYVSGSTLDYSEDLQSTGFTVTNPNASAHCSCGKSFTV, encoded by the coding sequence ATGGGTATTTCCACCCCCACCACCTCCGGCAACGAAAACCTTTGCCGCCTGACCGACGCCGCCGCCCGCAAACTGGAGTCCCTCCTGGCCCAGAGCGCCAAGCCCCGGGGGGCCCTCCGCATCGCCGTCGTCGGCGGGGGATGCTCCGGCCTGCAGTATCAAATGGACCTGGTGGAAGAACCCCGGGCGAAGGACATCGTCATCGAAGCGCGCAACGTCCGCCTCTTCATCGACCCGAAAAGCGCCCTCTACGTCAGCGGCTCGACCCTCGACTACAGCGAGGACCTCCAAAGCACCGGCTTCACCGTCACCAACCCGAACGCCAGCGCCCACTGCTCCTGCGGGAAGAGCTTCACCGTCTAA
- the lgt gene encoding prolipoprotein diacylglyceryl transferase, which produces MPFLAYYVDTLSPFLVEFGHGLGLRYYSLAYLLGFLFLYAGLHFQARRGYLPLKAAEVDDLVVWLALAGVIGGGRLGYCLFYDFGTTWREPWTIFELWRGGMASHGGVIGVILVMLVFARKHHIRFYTLADAAALCTPVGLGLGRIANFFNGELWGRPATVPWAVIFPKAPWVGGVPVPRHPSQIYEALLEGVVLFTVLFLVRRATRREGAVALAFMAIYGIVRIVGECFREPDAPIGYYFGFITQGQLLSVGMIAAAGILALLEFKRRR; this is translated from the coding sequence GTGCCCTTCCTCGCCTATTACGTCGATACCTTAAGCCCCTTCCTGGTCGAATTCGGCCATGGCCTGGGGCTTCGTTACTACAGCCTGGCCTACCTGCTGGGCTTTCTTTTTCTCTACGCCGGGCTCCACTTCCAGGCCCGGCGCGGTTACCTGCCGCTGAAGGCGGCGGAGGTGGACGACCTGGTGGTCTGGCTGGCCCTGGCCGGGGTGATCGGGGGCGGGCGGCTGGGCTATTGCCTCTTCTACGACTTTGGGACCACGTGGCGGGAGCCGTGGACGATCTTCGAGCTCTGGCGCGGCGGCATGGCCAGCCACGGCGGGGTGATCGGGGTGATCCTCGTCATGCTCGTTTTCGCCCGGAAGCACCACATCCGCTTCTACACGCTGGCCGACGCGGCGGCGCTCTGCACGCCGGTCGGCCTGGGGCTGGGGCGGATCGCCAATTTCTTCAACGGGGAACTGTGGGGCCGTCCGGCGACCGTGCCGTGGGCCGTCATTTTTCCGAAGGCCCCGTGGGTCGGCGGCGTGCCGGTGCCGCGCCACCCCTCGCAGATCTACGAGGCGCTGCTGGAGGGCGTCGTCCTGTTCACCGTGCTCTTCCTCGTCCGCCGCGCGACGCGGCGGGAGGGCGCCGTCGCGCTGGCCTTCATGGCGATTTACGGCATCGTCCGCATCGTCGGGGAGTGCTTCCGCGAGCCTGACGCGCCGATCGGGTACTACTTCGGCTTTATCACCCAGGGCCAGCTGCTGTCGGTCGGCATGATCGCCGCGGCGGGAATTCTCGCGCTGCTCGAATTCAAGCGGCGCCGCTAG
- a CDS encoding ATP-binding cassette domain-containing protein yields the protein MWQSARPAAERVFQIIDTPEEPYAARLEPAPRLKGRIVFKNVGFSYQTGRPVLHGIDLEVEPGMTVALVGPTGAGKTTLVSLLPRFYEATEGTVEIDGKDAHSYSLAALRAQIGLVTQESFLFNTTVRHNLQIGRAEADDTSLRAAAQAAHADLFIDKLPQGYDTEVGERGVKLSVGEKQRLAIARALLKDPPILILDEATASVDTVTEKLIQDALEHLLQGRTSFIIAHRLSTVRRADLIVVLKEGRILEKGTHAELLAQGGLYARLATAQRADLLEDAAFA from the coding sequence ATGTGGCAGTCGGCCCGGCCCGCCGCCGAGCGCGTCTTCCAGATCATCGACACGCCGGAGGAGCCCTACGCCGCGCGGCTGGAACCCGCGCCGCGCCTGAAAGGCCGCATCGTTTTCAAGAACGTCGGCTTCTCCTACCAAACCGGGCGGCCGGTCCTGCACGGCATCGACCTGGAAGTGGAGCCCGGCATGACTGTCGCCCTCGTCGGTCCCACCGGCGCGGGGAAGACGACCCTGGTCAGCCTCTTGCCCCGCTTCTACGAGGCGACGGAAGGGACGGTCGAGATCGACGGGAAGGACGCCCACTCCTACTCCCTGGCCGCGCTGCGCGCGCAGATCGGCCTGGTCACGCAGGAGAGCTTCCTCTTCAACACCACCGTCCGGCACAACCTGCAAATCGGCCGCGCCGAGGCGGACGACACCTCCCTGCGCGCCGCCGCGCAGGCCGCCCACGCCGACCTCTTCATCGACAAGCTGCCCCAGGGCTACGACACCGAGGTGGGCGAGCGCGGCGTGAAACTGAGCGTGGGGGAAAAGCAGCGCCTGGCCATCGCCCGCGCGCTGCTCAAGGACCCGCCGATCCTCATCCTCGACGAGGCGACGGCGAGCGTCGACACCGTGACGGAGAAGCTGATCCAGGACGCCTTGGAGCACCTGCTCCAGGGGCGGACCTCCTTCATCATCGCCCACCGCCTTTCGACCGTCCGCCGGGCCGACCTCATCGTCGTCCTCAAGGAAGGGCGCATCCTGGAAAAGGGGACCCACGCCGAACTCCTGGCGCAAGGCGGCCTCTACGCGCGCCTGGCCACCGCCCAGCGCGCCGACCTGCTGGAAGACGCGGCGTTCGCTTAG